One part of the Lotus japonicus ecotype B-129 chromosome 2, LjGifu_v1.2 genome encodes these proteins:
- the LOC130740001 gene encoding U-box domain-containing protein 18-like, with the protein MIRKLNGSDRRVLTFPVVYPGEDIAISTLLTSLISLSNSISTFQHTFFTGNKRNARNAIRLTQLLQPFLYEIRNHNPDLPDPVALCLSELHVTFQKLLFLLEDLTREGARLRMLMESERVAAEFRVVSRAVATALDIFPFGAVEVSEEAEEQVLLLMKQAREARFEVELDDERAVMGVMSILNQFENRVAPDEGELKRVIEYIGVCRWSECNREVKFLEGEIGFEGLNEEKKRKVSFLSSLMGFMSYCRCVVMEVVDGEEGNNKKSDASNESEMILSCVSSDDFLCPISLELMRDPVTIETGHTYDRSSILKWLKSGNATCPKTGKRLSSTELVPNLVLRRLVQQYCSVNGIPFADSGRRNRDITRTVQPGSVAAEEAMKMVSGFLCGRIENGRGEEKNRAAFEMRLLSKTSIFCRSCLVEAGSVPLLLILLSSSDSSAQENAIAALLNLSKYSKSRAQMVENWGLEFIVGVLNKGEKMEARQHAAAVLFYLASSNAEHGNKIGEEPEAIPSLIRLIEDGADRSQKNGLVAMFGLLKHPENVKRVITAGAVPLLVNILKTCEKDDIITDSLAILATIAERSDGTAAILKIGALDVAVEILSSSSASRMGMEHCVSLLLCLSLNGGGDVVAHLVKKASLMGPLYSQLSEGTSRGSKKASALIRVLHDFYERRSFGFKAPVIPREQFIHVW; encoded by the coding sequence ATGATCCGAAAACTAAACGGGTCGGATCGCCGGGTATTGACATTCCCGGTGGTTTATCCCGGCGAAGACATCGCCATCTCCACCCTCCTCACTTCCCTCATCTCCCTCTCCAACTCcatttccactttccaacacacCTTCTTCACCGGCAACAAGCGGAACGCGAGAAATGCCATTCGTTTGACCCAGCTTCTCCAACCTTTCCTCTATGAGATTCGAAACCACAATCCGGATCTTCCCGACCCGGTAGCGCTCTGCTTGTCGGAGCTCCATGTAACCTTCCAGAAGCTTCTCTTCTTGCTGGAAGACTTAACCCGCGAAGGTGCACGGCTGCGGATGCTGATGGAGTCGGAGCGGGTTGCGGCGGAGTTTCGGGTCGTGTCCAGAGCCGTGGCTACAGCTCTGGATATTTTCCCTTTTGGTGCCGTTGAGGTCTCGGAGGAGGCTGAAGAGCAGGTTTTGCTGCTGATGAAGCAGGCGAGGGAGGCCAGATTTGAGGTTGAGCTTGATGATGAGCGTGCTGTGATGGGTGTTATGTCGATTTTGAACCAGTTTGAGAACCGGGTTGCTCCGGATGAGGGTGAACTGAAGCGGGTTATTGAGTATATTGGGGTTTGCAGGTGGAGTGAGTGCAACAGGGAGGTGAAGTTTTTGGAGGGTGAAATTGGGTTTGAGGGCttgaatgaagaaaaaaagaggAAGGTGAGTTTTCTGAGTAGTTTGATGGGGTTTATGAGTTACTGCAGATGTGTGGTAATGGAGGTagtggatggtgaagaaggtaACAACAAGAAATCTGATGCAAGCAATGAAAGTGAGATGATCTTGAGTTGTGTTAGCTCAGATGATTTTCTATGTCCAATCTCATTGGAGTTGATGAGAGATCCAGTGACTATAGAAACAGGTCACACCTATGATCGTTCTTCAATTCTCAAATGGTTGAAAAGTGGAAATGCAACATGTCCTAAGACAGGTAAAAGGCTTAGCAGCACTGAGTTAGTACCCAACTTGGTGCTCCGGAGGCTTGTTCAGCAATATTGCTCTGTCAATGGCATTCCTTTTGCTGATTCTGGTCGCCGGAACCGTGACATCACGAGGACGGTGCAGCCGGGAAGTGTGGCGGCAGAGGAAGCTATGAAAATGGTTTCTGGTTTTCTCTGTGGAAGAATTGAAAATGGAAGAGGGGAAGAGAAGAACCGTGCAGCCTTTGAAATGAGGCTTCTTTCCAAAACAAGCATTTTTTGTAGGTCTTGTTTGGTAGAAGCTGGTTCTGTCCCTCTTTTGTTGATTCTGTTGTCATCAAGCGATTCATCAGCACAAGAGAATGCAATTGCAGCACTTCTGAACCTCTCAAAATACTCCAAAAGCAGAGCTCAGATGGTTGAGAATTGGGGATTAGAATTTATTGTAGGAGTTCTAAACAAAGGAGAAAAGATGGAAGCTCGCCAGCACGCTGCAGCTGTGTTGTTCTACCTTGCTTCTTCGAATGCAGAGCACGGGAACAAGATAGGAGAGGAGCCAGAAGCAATTCCATCACTGATCAGGCTCATCGAAGATGGCGCTGATCGAAGCCAAAAGAATGGCTTGGTGGCAATGTTTGGCCTCCTTAAGCACCCTGAAAATGTTAAGAGGGTAATAACAGCTGGAGCAGTTCCTTTGTTAGTTAACATCTTGAAAACATGTGAGAAAGATGACATTATCACAGACTCCTTAGCAATTCTGGCAACAATTGCAGAGAGAAGTGATGGAACAGCAGCAATCCTTAAAATTGGAGCCTTGGATGTTGCTGTTGAAATCTTGAGCTCTTCTTCCGCTTCAAGGATGGGGATGGAGCATTGTGTTTCTTTGTTGCTGTGTTTATCACTGAATGGGGGAGGAGATGTGGTTGCTCATTTAGTGAAGAAAGCTTCTCTTATGGGACCTTTGTATTCTCAACTCAGTGAAGGAACATCGCGAGGAAGCAAGAAGGCTAGTGCTTTGATCAGGGTCCTCCATGATTTTTATGAAAGGAGGTCCTTTGGCTTCAAGGCTCCAGTGATTCCACGTGAACAATTCATTCATGTGTGGTAA
- the LOC130739999 gene encoding RNA-binding motif protein 25 isoform X3 — protein sequence MLRPVYPPRPHGALNVAPVSRPPVAGIPAVRPIIPPVVRPMIAPSVTPAEKQQITVYIRIAPTVENEFVLSLIQLCGNIKSWKRTQYLSSGTPKSFGFYEFESAEGVLRAMRLLSKLNIDGQELVVNVDEAMKQYLERYVQRKTENSIKKEAQTAGDEKDDEGTKPSDATDAAKPDVDPSNKEDNDSGNKESHDVKNFGIVTDEDREADRDALVKIANMIEERLMTRPLPPPPALPTVDGSVSSVQEQPAKTRDGESDVDTKKNETGEDKNDKEANSDNQPTGEHDRPDTPDRRHDRKSRERDHRDRELKREKERELERYEKEAERERIRKEREQRRRTEEAERQYESYLKEWEYREKEKEKERQCEKEKEKERERKRRKEILYDEEDEDEDSRKRWRRNVLEEKRKRRVREKEDDLADKQKEEEEIVDAKKRAEEDQRQKQQRDALKLLSEHVVNSGEETMATEEIAKEVKYIDAEQDTVAHYSREGHIGDGNSVNAIHDESAMASVGTTDTQSGGNGPLKKLGFGLVGSGKRAAVASAFHEEEEDEAHKDKKLRPLVPIDYSTEELQAVQPTISGSTPPNLVAAAEFAKRISSTNFKEDKPDGERDRSRRSNEKSNHRDRDRKDEDGTHNRDENKDKFPDRAKDRGHGFEKSKTHDNRRLLDAKQLIDMIPKTKEELFSYEIDWTVYDKHQLHERMRPWISKKIQEFLGEEENTLIDYIVSSTQEHVKASQMLERLQIILDEEAEMFVLKMWRMLIFEIKRVETGLALRSKS from the exons ATGCTCCGGCCGGTATATCCTCCACGCCCTCATGGAGCACTTAATGTTGCTCCAGTATCACGCCCTCCTGTTGCAGGGATCCCTGCAGTTCGCCCTATTATTCCTCCTGTTGTCAGACCTATGATTGCTCCCAGTGTTACTCCAGCTGAGAAGCAACAAATCACAGTTTACATTAGGATTGCACCAACTGTGGAGAATGAGTTCGTGCTTTCTCTCATTCAA TTGTGTGGAAATATCAAGAGCTGGAAGCGTACTCAATATTTATCTAGTGGAACTCCTAAAAGTTTTGGGTTTTATGAATTTGAGTCTGCTGAAGGGGTTCTTCGGGCTATGCGCCTCCTTTCTAAATTGAATATTGATGGGCAAGAACTAGTG GTCAATGTGGATGAAGCTATGAAACAATATCTGGAGCGGTATGTTCAAAGAAAGACTGAGAACTCGATTAAAAAGGAAGCTCAGACAGCTGGAgatgaaaaagatgatgaagGTACCAAACCTTCTGATGCAACTGATGCTGCAAAACCTGATGTGGACCCCTCAAATAAAGAGGATAATGATTCAGGGAACAAGGAATCACATGATGTGAAAAACTTTGGGATTGTCACGGATGAAGATAGGGAAGCTGATCGAGATGCTTTAGTAAAGATTGCGAATATGATAGAGGAGAGGTTGATGACAAGACCTTTGCCTCCACCACCTGCACTGCCAACCGTCGATGGTTCTGTGAGTTCAGTTCAAGAACAACCTGCTAAGACAAGAGATGGAGAGTCTGATGTGGATACGAAGAAGAATG AAACAGGTGAAGATAAAAatgataaagaggcaaacagtGATAACCAACCAACTGGTGAACATGATAGACCCGATACCCCTGATAGAAGGCATGATaggaaaagcagagagagagacCACCGAGATAGGGAACTTAAACGAGAAAAAGAAAGGGAACTTGAAAGATATGAAAAAGAAGCTGAGCGGGAACGTATTCGGAAAGAGAGGGAACAGAGACGAAGGACTGAGGAGGCTGAGCGTCAGTATGAATCATATTTGAAGGAATGGGAGTatagagaaaaagagaaagaaaaagaacgtCAGTGTGaaaaagagaaggagaaggaaaggGAACGCAAACGGAGAAAGGAGATACTTTatgatgaagaggatgaagatgaggatTCTAGGAAGAGGTGGCGTAGAAATGTACTagaggagaagaggaagaggagggtGCGTGAAAAGGAAGATGACTTGGCTGACAAAcaaaaagaagaggaagaaattgTTGATGCCAAGAAGAGGGCTGAGGAGGATCAACGACAGAAGCAGCAGAGAGATGCTTTAAAGCTATTGTCAGAGCATGTAGTAAACAGTGGTGAGGAAACTATGGCTACTGAAGAGATTGCTAAGGAAGTAAAATATATTGATGCTGAACAAGATACTGTAGCTCATTATAGTCGTGAAGGTCATATTG GTGATGGCAATTCAGTAAATGCTATCCACGATGAATCTGCCATGGCATCTGTTGGTACAACTGATACACAGTCAGGTGGAAATGGTCCTTTGAAGAAGTTAGGATTTGGTCTAGTTGGCTCGGGGAAAAGAGCAGCTGTTGCTTCTGCTTTCCAtgaagaggaggaggatgaggCACACAAGGATAAAAAATTGAGGCCTTTGGTTCCAATTGATTACTCAACAGAGGAATTGCAGGCTGTTCAACCTACTATTTCTGGGTCAACACCGCCAAATTTGGTCGCAGCAGCAGAATTTGCAAAGCGTATATCCAGTACCAATTTCAAGGAAGATAAGCCGGATGGAGAACGGGATAGAAGTAGGCGATCAAATGAGAAGTCTAACCACCGGGACAGGGACAGGAAAGATGAAGATGGCACTCACAACAGGGATGAAAACAAGGATAAATTTCCTGACCGTGCTAAAGATCGAGGTCATGGGTTTGAGAAATCTAAAACTCATGATAACAGGAGGCTTTTGGATGCAAAACAGTTAATTGATATGATACCAAAGACCAAGGAGGAGTTGTTTTCATATGAGATAGACTGGACAGTGTATGACAAG CATCAGTTGCATGAAAGAATGAGACCGTGGATTTCTAAGAAAATCCAAGAGTTTTTGGGGGAAGAAGAAAATACATTGATCGATTATATTGTTTCCAGTACACAAGAACATGTGAAAGCGTCCCAAATGCTTGAGCGTCTTCAGATCATTTTAGATGAGGAAGCTGAAATGTTCGTTCTCAAGATGTGGAGGATGCTTATCTTTGAAATAAAAAGGGTAGAGACAGGGCTTGCTTTGAGGTCAAAATCATGA
- the LOC130739999 gene encoding RNA-binding motif protein 25 isoform X2, whose product MADSAASPAATLDSGPPNSLPDPPPHSQPSSTPLAPNPNPNPPAPSLPPPPTLLYSAGAPPQLPTVLPPSFRPLAPQFSPLPNPGAYQNPTVPPPGVATAAAQPPSQMPHMQPMMSYQVPPRAYAPMLNGYAAPPQGTVPPTGIPRYPPPYGTMLRPVYPPRPHGALNVAPVSRPPVAGIPAVRPIIPPVVRPMIAPSVTPAEKQQITVYIRIAPTVENEFVLSLIQLCGNIKSWKRTQYLSSGTPKSFGFYEFESAEGVLRAMRLLSKLNIDGQELVVNVDEAMKQYLERYVQRKTENSIKKEAQTAGDEKDDEGTKPSDATDAAKPDVDPSNKEDNDSGNKESHDVKNFGIVTDEDREADRDALVKIANMIEERLMTRPLPPPPALPTVDGSVSSVQEQPAKTRDGESDVDTKKNETGEDKNDKEANSDNQPTGEHDRPDTPDRRHDRKSRERDHRDRELKREKERELERYEKEAERERIRKEREQRRRTEEAERQYESYLKEWEYREKEKEKERQCEKEKEKERERKRRKEILYDEEDEDEDSRKRWRRNVLEEKRKRRVREKEDDLADKQKEEEEIVDAKKRAEEDQRQKQQRDALKLLSEHVVNSGEETMATEEIAKEVKYIDAEQDTVAHYSREGDGNSVNAIHDESAMASVGTTDTQSGGNGPLKKLGFGLVGSGKRAAVASAFHEEEEDEAHKDKKLRPLVPIDYSTEELQAVQPTISGSTPPNLVAAAEFAKRISSTNFKEDKPDGERDRSRRSNEKSNHRDRDRKDEDGTHNRDENKDKFPDRAKDRGHGFEKSKTHDNRRLLDAKQLIDMIPKTKEELFSYEIDWTVYDKHQLHERMRPWISKKIQEFLGEEENTLIDYIVSSTQEHVKASQMLERLQIILDEEAEMFVLKMWRMLIFEIKRVETGLALRSKS is encoded by the exons ATGGCGGATTCCGCCGCTTCTCCCGCCGCAACCCTAGACTCCGGACCTCCGAACTCCCTCCCCGATCCACCTCCTCACTCCCAACCCTCATCTACGCCACTCGCCCCCAACCCTAATCCCAATCCACCCGCACCGTCGCTGCCTCCGCCTCCTACTCTCCTCTATTCGGCGGGGGCACCGCCGCAGCTCCCCACCGTCCTTCCCCCATCATTCCGCCCGCTGGCTCCGCAATTCTCTCCCCTGCCCAACCCCGGCGCATACCAAAACCCTACCGTTCCACCTCCCGGTGTGGCCACCGCAGCCGCGCAGCCTCCGTCGCAGATGCCGCATATGCAACCGATGATGTCGTATCAGGTTCCTCCCCGAGCTTATGCACCGATGCTGAATGGTTACGCCGCGCCTCCACAAGGAACCGTTCCTCCCACGG GTATTCCACGTTACCCCCCACCTTATGGAACTATGCTCCGGCCGGTATATCCTCCACGCCCTCATGGAGCACTTAATGTTGCTCCAGTATCACGCCCTCCTGTTGCAGGGATCCCTGCAGTTCGCCCTATTATTCCTCCTGTTGTCAGACCTATGATTGCTCCCAGTGTTACTCCAGCTGAGAAGCAACAAATCACAGTTTACATTAGGATTGCACCAACTGTGGAGAATGAGTTCGTGCTTTCTCTCATTCAA TTGTGTGGAAATATCAAGAGCTGGAAGCGTACTCAATATTTATCTAGTGGAACTCCTAAAAGTTTTGGGTTTTATGAATTTGAGTCTGCTGAAGGGGTTCTTCGGGCTATGCGCCTCCTTTCTAAATTGAATATTGATGGGCAAGAACTAGTG GTCAATGTGGATGAAGCTATGAAACAATATCTGGAGCGGTATGTTCAAAGAAAGACTGAGAACTCGATTAAAAAGGAAGCTCAGACAGCTGGAgatgaaaaagatgatgaagGTACCAAACCTTCTGATGCAACTGATGCTGCAAAACCTGATGTGGACCCCTCAAATAAAGAGGATAATGATTCAGGGAACAAGGAATCACATGATGTGAAAAACTTTGGGATTGTCACGGATGAAGATAGGGAAGCTGATCGAGATGCTTTAGTAAAGATTGCGAATATGATAGAGGAGAGGTTGATGACAAGACCTTTGCCTCCACCACCTGCACTGCCAACCGTCGATGGTTCTGTGAGTTCAGTTCAAGAACAACCTGCTAAGACAAGAGATGGAGAGTCTGATGTGGATACGAAGAAGAATG AAACAGGTGAAGATAAAAatgataaagaggcaaacagtGATAACCAACCAACTGGTGAACATGATAGACCCGATACCCCTGATAGAAGGCATGATaggaaaagcagagagagagacCACCGAGATAGGGAACTTAAACGAGAAAAAGAAAGGGAACTTGAAAGATATGAAAAAGAAGCTGAGCGGGAACGTATTCGGAAAGAGAGGGAACAGAGACGAAGGACTGAGGAGGCTGAGCGTCAGTATGAATCATATTTGAAGGAATGGGAGTatagagaaaaagagaaagaaaaagaacgtCAGTGTGaaaaagagaaggagaaggaaaggGAACGCAAACGGAGAAAGGAGATACTTTatgatgaagaggatgaagatgaggatTCTAGGAAGAGGTGGCGTAGAAATGTACTagaggagaagaggaagaggagggtGCGTGAAAAGGAAGATGACTTGGCTGACAAAcaaaaagaagaggaagaaattgTTGATGCCAAGAAGAGGGCTGAGGAGGATCAACGACAGAAGCAGCAGAGAGATGCTTTAAAGCTATTGTCAGAGCATGTAGTAAACAGTGGTGAGGAAACTATGGCTACTGAAGAGATTGCTAAGGAAGTAAAATATATTGATGCTGAACAAGATACTGTAGCTCATTATAGTCGTGAAG GTGATGGCAATTCAGTAAATGCTATCCACGATGAATCTGCCATGGCATCTGTTGGTACAACTGATACACAGTCAGGTGGAAATGGTCCTTTGAAGAAGTTAGGATTTGGTCTAGTTGGCTCGGGGAAAAGAGCAGCTGTTGCTTCTGCTTTCCAtgaagaggaggaggatgaggCACACAAGGATAAAAAATTGAGGCCTTTGGTTCCAATTGATTACTCAACAGAGGAATTGCAGGCTGTTCAACCTACTATTTCTGGGTCAACACCGCCAAATTTGGTCGCAGCAGCAGAATTTGCAAAGCGTATATCCAGTACCAATTTCAAGGAAGATAAGCCGGATGGAGAACGGGATAGAAGTAGGCGATCAAATGAGAAGTCTAACCACCGGGACAGGGACAGGAAAGATGAAGATGGCACTCACAACAGGGATGAAAACAAGGATAAATTTCCTGACCGTGCTAAAGATCGAGGTCATGGGTTTGAGAAATCTAAAACTCATGATAACAGGAGGCTTTTGGATGCAAAACAGTTAATTGATATGATACCAAAGACCAAGGAGGAGTTGTTTTCATATGAGATAGACTGGACAGTGTATGACAAG CATCAGTTGCATGAAAGAATGAGACCGTGGATTTCTAAGAAAATCCAAGAGTTTTTGGGGGAAGAAGAAAATACATTGATCGATTATATTGTTTCCAGTACACAAGAACATGTGAAAGCGTCCCAAATGCTTGAGCGTCTTCAGATCATTTTAGATGAGGAAGCTGAAATGTTCGTTCTCAAGATGTGGAGGATGCTTATCTTTGAAATAAAAAGGGTAGAGACAGGGCTTGCTTTGAGGTCAAAATCATGA
- the LOC130739999 gene encoding RNA-binding motif protein 25 isoform X1, with protein MADSAASPAATLDSGPPNSLPDPPPHSQPSSTPLAPNPNPNPPAPSLPPPPTLLYSAGAPPQLPTVLPPSFRPLAPQFSPLPNPGAYQNPTVPPPGVATAAAQPPSQMPHMQPMMSYQVPPRAYAPMLNGYAAPPQGTVPPTGIPRYPPPYGTMLRPVYPPRPHGALNVAPVSRPPVAGIPAVRPIIPPVVRPMIAPSVTPAEKQQITVYIRIAPTVENEFVLSLIQLCGNIKSWKRTQYLSSGTPKSFGFYEFESAEGVLRAMRLLSKLNIDGQELVVNVDEAMKQYLERYVQRKTENSIKKEAQTAGDEKDDEGTKPSDATDAAKPDVDPSNKEDNDSGNKESHDVKNFGIVTDEDREADRDALVKIANMIEERLMTRPLPPPPALPTVDGSVSSVQEQPAKTRDGESDVDTKKNETGEDKNDKEANSDNQPTGEHDRPDTPDRRHDRKSRERDHRDRELKREKERELERYEKEAERERIRKEREQRRRTEEAERQYESYLKEWEYREKEKEKERQCEKEKEKERERKRRKEILYDEEDEDEDSRKRWRRNVLEEKRKRRVREKEDDLADKQKEEEEIVDAKKRAEEDQRQKQQRDALKLLSEHVVNSGEETMATEEIAKEVKYIDAEQDTVAHYSREGHIGDGNSVNAIHDESAMASVGTTDTQSGGNGPLKKLGFGLVGSGKRAAVASAFHEEEEDEAHKDKKLRPLVPIDYSTEELQAVQPTISGSTPPNLVAAAEFAKRISSTNFKEDKPDGERDRSRRSNEKSNHRDRDRKDEDGTHNRDENKDKFPDRAKDRGHGFEKSKTHDNRRLLDAKQLIDMIPKTKEELFSYEIDWTVYDKHQLHERMRPWISKKIQEFLGEEENTLIDYIVSSTQEHVKASQMLERLQIILDEEAEMFVLKMWRMLIFEIKRVETGLALRSKS; from the exons ATGGCGGATTCCGCCGCTTCTCCCGCCGCAACCCTAGACTCCGGACCTCCGAACTCCCTCCCCGATCCACCTCCTCACTCCCAACCCTCATCTACGCCACTCGCCCCCAACCCTAATCCCAATCCACCCGCACCGTCGCTGCCTCCGCCTCCTACTCTCCTCTATTCGGCGGGGGCACCGCCGCAGCTCCCCACCGTCCTTCCCCCATCATTCCGCCCGCTGGCTCCGCAATTCTCTCCCCTGCCCAACCCCGGCGCATACCAAAACCCTACCGTTCCACCTCCCGGTGTGGCCACCGCAGCCGCGCAGCCTCCGTCGCAGATGCCGCATATGCAACCGATGATGTCGTATCAGGTTCCTCCCCGAGCTTATGCACCGATGCTGAATGGTTACGCCGCGCCTCCACAAGGAACCGTTCCTCCCACGG GTATTCCACGTTACCCCCCACCTTATGGAACTATGCTCCGGCCGGTATATCCTCCACGCCCTCATGGAGCACTTAATGTTGCTCCAGTATCACGCCCTCCTGTTGCAGGGATCCCTGCAGTTCGCCCTATTATTCCTCCTGTTGTCAGACCTATGATTGCTCCCAGTGTTACTCCAGCTGAGAAGCAACAAATCACAGTTTACATTAGGATTGCACCAACTGTGGAGAATGAGTTCGTGCTTTCTCTCATTCAA TTGTGTGGAAATATCAAGAGCTGGAAGCGTACTCAATATTTATCTAGTGGAACTCCTAAAAGTTTTGGGTTTTATGAATTTGAGTCTGCTGAAGGGGTTCTTCGGGCTATGCGCCTCCTTTCTAAATTGAATATTGATGGGCAAGAACTAGTG GTCAATGTGGATGAAGCTATGAAACAATATCTGGAGCGGTATGTTCAAAGAAAGACTGAGAACTCGATTAAAAAGGAAGCTCAGACAGCTGGAgatgaaaaagatgatgaagGTACCAAACCTTCTGATGCAACTGATGCTGCAAAACCTGATGTGGACCCCTCAAATAAAGAGGATAATGATTCAGGGAACAAGGAATCACATGATGTGAAAAACTTTGGGATTGTCACGGATGAAGATAGGGAAGCTGATCGAGATGCTTTAGTAAAGATTGCGAATATGATAGAGGAGAGGTTGATGACAAGACCTTTGCCTCCACCACCTGCACTGCCAACCGTCGATGGTTCTGTGAGTTCAGTTCAAGAACAACCTGCTAAGACAAGAGATGGAGAGTCTGATGTGGATACGAAGAAGAATG AAACAGGTGAAGATAAAAatgataaagaggcaaacagtGATAACCAACCAACTGGTGAACATGATAGACCCGATACCCCTGATAGAAGGCATGATaggaaaagcagagagagagacCACCGAGATAGGGAACTTAAACGAGAAAAAGAAAGGGAACTTGAAAGATATGAAAAAGAAGCTGAGCGGGAACGTATTCGGAAAGAGAGGGAACAGAGACGAAGGACTGAGGAGGCTGAGCGTCAGTATGAATCATATTTGAAGGAATGGGAGTatagagaaaaagagaaagaaaaagaacgtCAGTGTGaaaaagagaaggagaaggaaaggGAACGCAAACGGAGAAAGGAGATACTTTatgatgaagaggatgaagatgaggatTCTAGGAAGAGGTGGCGTAGAAATGTACTagaggagaagaggaagaggagggtGCGTGAAAAGGAAGATGACTTGGCTGACAAAcaaaaagaagaggaagaaattgTTGATGCCAAGAAGAGGGCTGAGGAGGATCAACGACAGAAGCAGCAGAGAGATGCTTTAAAGCTATTGTCAGAGCATGTAGTAAACAGTGGTGAGGAAACTATGGCTACTGAAGAGATTGCTAAGGAAGTAAAATATATTGATGCTGAACAAGATACTGTAGCTCATTATAGTCGTGAAGGTCATATTG GTGATGGCAATTCAGTAAATGCTATCCACGATGAATCTGCCATGGCATCTGTTGGTACAACTGATACACAGTCAGGTGGAAATGGTCCTTTGAAGAAGTTAGGATTTGGTCTAGTTGGCTCGGGGAAAAGAGCAGCTGTTGCTTCTGCTTTCCAtgaagaggaggaggatgaggCACACAAGGATAAAAAATTGAGGCCTTTGGTTCCAATTGATTACTCAACAGAGGAATTGCAGGCTGTTCAACCTACTATTTCTGGGTCAACACCGCCAAATTTGGTCGCAGCAGCAGAATTTGCAAAGCGTATATCCAGTACCAATTTCAAGGAAGATAAGCCGGATGGAGAACGGGATAGAAGTAGGCGATCAAATGAGAAGTCTAACCACCGGGACAGGGACAGGAAAGATGAAGATGGCACTCACAACAGGGATGAAAACAAGGATAAATTTCCTGACCGTGCTAAAGATCGAGGTCATGGGTTTGAGAAATCTAAAACTCATGATAACAGGAGGCTTTTGGATGCAAAACAGTTAATTGATATGATACCAAAGACCAAGGAGGAGTTGTTTTCATATGAGATAGACTGGACAGTGTATGACAAG CATCAGTTGCATGAAAGAATGAGACCGTGGATTTCTAAGAAAATCCAAGAGTTTTTGGGGGAAGAAGAAAATACATTGATCGATTATATTGTTTCCAGTACACAAGAACATGTGAAAGCGTCCCAAATGCTTGAGCGTCTTCAGATCATTTTAGATGAGGAAGCTGAAATGTTCGTTCTCAAGATGTGGAGGATGCTTATCTTTGAAATAAAAAGGGTAGAGACAGGGCTTGCTTTGAGGTCAAAATCATGA
- the LOC130735739 gene encoding RNA-binding motif protein 25-like, protein MATAAAQPPSPMLYIGRIAPTVDNEFMLSLLQLCGNIKSWKRPQDVSTGTPKSFGFYEFESAEGVLRAMRLLSKLNVDGQQLLVNVNEAVKQYLEQYVQRKTENSNKKETQTAGDEIDDKGANFGIVTDEDREADRDALEKITKMIEERLKTRVV, encoded by the exons ATGGCCACCGCAGCAGCGCAGCCTCCGTCACCGATGCTTTACATTGGCAGGATTGCACCAACTGTGGACAATGAGTTCATGCTTTCTCTCCTTCAA TTGTGTGGAAATATCAAGAGTTGGAAGCGTCCTCAAGATGTATCCACTGGAACTCCTAAAAGTTTTGGGTTCTATGAATTTGAGTCTGCTGAAGGGGTTCTTCGCGCTATGCGTCTCCTTTCTAAATTGAATGTTGATGGGCAACAACTATTG GTCAACGTGAATGAAGCTGTGAAACAATATCTGGAGCAGTATGTTCAAAGAAAGACTGAGAACTCGAATAAAAAGGAAACTCAGACAGCAGGAGATGAAATAGACGATAAAGGTGCAAACTTTGGGATTGTCACGGATGAAGATAGGGAAGCTGATCGAGATGCTTTAGAAAAAATCACGAAGATGATCGAGGAGAGGTTGAAGACAAGAGTAGTATAA
- the LOC130737088 gene encoding uncharacterized protein At4g04775-like — translation MGSSSSGMNDGVPHCKCGEESVVRVSKTDANPGKPFYSCYLPKGHLSNCNFFRWVEDGNEVESNAPNCMQNEEVVRVLNEISLKNAVLMQEVVLMKEAILKKNEMVIEQIRYMNAAMCKNNDLAAQQVQLMRICVILMTLFVFVMIIGKFM, via the exons ATGGGAAGTTCTAGCTCAGGGATGAACGATGGAGTGCCCCATTGCAAGTGTGGTGAAGAATCAGTGGTTAGGGTTTCCAAAACTGATGCCAACCCAGGAAAACCCTTCTATAGTTGCTATCTACCAAAG GGTCATTTATCTAACTGCAACTTCTTTCGATGGGTTGAAGATGGAAATGAAGTTGAATCGAATGCCCCAAATTGTATGCAGAATGAAGAAGTTGTGAGGGTGTTGAATGAGATTTCTCTGAAGAATGCAGTGTTGATGCAGGAGGTGGTGCTTATGAAGGAAGCtattttgaagaaaaatgagATGGTGATTGAACAAATTAGGTACATGAATGCAGCCATGTGCAAGAACAATGACCTTGCAGCTCAACAAGTTCAATTGATGAGAATTTGTGTCATATTGATGACTTTGTTTGTGTTTGTAATGATAATTGGGAAGTTCATGTAA